Proteins from a genomic interval of Caldicellulosiruptor diazotrophicus:
- the infB gene encoding translation initiation factor IF-2, whose amino-acid sequence MTNKLRIYEFAKLLDMQNKDLMDVLNKLNIEHKNHMSALEENDINLVLEYILQEKDKQQAERRAERRPISKEPQMQEKRQKPDVRKSRRFDEKPRHERKAEEKSRQLRDETQKDERYKKEDKPAKSESRDKTAVQESRKIIEIDFKSEVEKKQVSKPKYEVAKEQKIEKKFQDKAQAKQKQERTPKHRKQAFAVEEDHHEMPLDREELEKVDREVENTLLEEEYLQEKHVRRGRKEKLKKKSKEQKEVLKLQTKQAQDEKKEELIKIPEKIVVGEFANLIGKPAAEIIKKLIMLGVMANINQEIDFDIASLIAEDYGFKVEKEIIKTEEEILLEDQEDPPESLVPRPPVVVVMGHVDHGKTSLLDAIRKTNVTEKEAGGITQHIGASVVEVNGRRITFLDTPGHEAFTAMRARGAQVTDIAVLVVAADDGVMPQTIEAINHAKAANVTIIVAINKIDKPEANPERVKQQLSEYGLIPEEWGGDTVFVNVSAKKKIGIDHLLEMILLVADLMELKANPNRPARGRVIEAKLDKGRGPVATVLIQKGTLKVGDYVVVGNTWGRIRAMMDDKGQRIKEAGPSMPVEILGLEDVPIAGDELVCVKDEKTAKTVAQIRQEKLKEEKMQSTKISLDELFERIQKGQLKELRVIIKADVQGSVEALKSAVERLSNDKVTVKVIHAAVGAITESDVTLASASDAIIIGFNVRPEVGAMSLAEKEKVDVRMYRIIYDVINDIEAAMKGLLEPVYKEVVIGHAEVRQIFKSSAVGTIAGCYVLDGKITRTANARIIRDGVVVYEGRLASLKRFKDDVREVAAGYECGMTFEKFNDIKEGDIVEAYEMQKVEN is encoded by the coding sequence ATGACTAATAAGCTTAGGATATATGAGTTTGCGAAGCTTCTTGACATGCAAAATAAAGATTTAATGGACGTACTTAACAAGTTGAATATTGAGCACAAAAATCATATGAGTGCTCTTGAAGAGAATGATATAAATCTTGTACTTGAATATATTTTACAAGAGAAGGACAAACAACAAGCAGAAAGAAGAGCAGAAAGAAGACCTATTTCAAAGGAACCCCAGATGCAAGAAAAGAGACAAAAACCAGATGTTAGGAAATCACGAAGGTTTGATGAAAAGCCTCGTCATGAAAGAAAGGCAGAAGAAAAAAGCAGACAACTGCGAGATGAAACACAGAAAGATGAAAGATATAAAAAAGAAGATAAACCAGCAAAGTCTGAGTCGAGAGACAAAACAGCAGTACAGGAGAGTAGAAAAATTATAGAAATTGATTTTAAATCTGAAGTAGAGAAGAAACAGGTTTCCAAACCAAAGTACGAGGTTGCAAAGGAGCAAAAAATAGAGAAGAAATTTCAGGATAAGGCTCAAGCAAAACAAAAACAAGAAAGGACTCCAAAACATAGAAAACAAGCTTTTGCCGTTGAGGAAGATCATCATGAGATGCCATTGGACAGAGAAGAGCTTGAAAAGGTTGATAGAGAAGTTGAAAATACTCTTTTAGAAGAAGAATACTTGCAAGAAAAGCATGTCAGACGTGGTAGAAAAGAAAAACTTAAGAAGAAGTCAAAAGAGCAAAAAGAGGTTTTGAAACTACAAACAAAACAAGCTCAAGATGAGAAAAAAGAAGAACTAATAAAGATACCAGAAAAGATTGTGGTTGGCGAGTTTGCAAACTTAATAGGAAAACCTGCAGCAGAGATTATCAAAAAACTTATAATGCTTGGTGTGATGGCAAATATAAACCAGGAGATAGATTTTGATATTGCATCTTTAATAGCAGAAGACTATGGATTTAAAGTGGAAAAAGAGATTATAAAAACTGAAGAAGAGATTCTTTTGGAAGACCAGGAAGATCCACCAGAAAGCCTTGTGCCACGACCACCTGTTGTTGTTGTAATGGGTCATGTTGACCATGGAAAGACATCTTTGCTTGACGCTATACGAAAAACAAATGTGACAGAAAAAGAAGCCGGTGGAATTACACAGCATATAGGTGCATCTGTTGTTGAGGTAAACGGCAGAAGGATAACATTTTTAGACACGCCTGGACATGAAGCATTTACTGCAATGAGAGCAAGAGGTGCACAAGTTACTGATATAGCAGTGCTTGTAGTTGCAGCTGATGATGGTGTTATGCCACAGACAATAGAAGCTATCAATCACGCGAAAGCAGCAAATGTTACTATCATAGTTGCAATAAACAAAATCGATAAGCCAGAGGCAAATCCCGAAAGAGTAAAGCAGCAGCTATCAGAATATGGACTTATTCCAGAGGAGTGGGGTGGAGACACAGTATTTGTAAATGTCTCTGCAAAGAAAAAGATAGGTATTGACCATCTGCTTGAAATGATTTTACTTGTTGCAGACCTTATGGAGCTCAAAGCAAATCCAAACAGACCTGCCCGCGGTAGAGTAATTGAAGCAAAACTTGACAAAGGTAGAGGACCTGTTGCAACAGTTTTGATTCAAAAAGGAACGCTAAAAGTAGGAGATTATGTTGTTGTTGGAAACACATGGGGAAGAATTCGTGCGATGATGGACGATAAAGGTCAGAGAATAAAAGAAGCAGGACCTTCCATGCCTGTTGAGATTTTGGGACTTGAAGATGTGCCTATTGCAGGTGACGAGCTTGTATGTGTGAAAGATGAAAAGACAGCAAAGACGGTTGCACAGATTAGACAGGAAAAGCTCAAAGAAGAAAAGATGCAAAGCACAAAGATATCTCTTGATGAACTTTTTGAAAGAATTCAAAAAGGCCAGCTAAAAGAATTAAGGGTTATAATAAAAGCTGACGTTCAAGGGTCGGTGGAAGCTTTAAAATCTGCTGTTGAAAGACTTTCAAACGACAAGGTTACTGTTAAGGTCATACATGCCGCTGTTGGTGCTATCACTGAATCAGATGTTACTTTGGCTTCTGCATCTGACGCTATAATAATAGGATTTAATGTCAGACCAGAGGTTGGTGCAATGTCACTTGCTGAAAAAGAAAAGGTTGATGTGAGAATGTACAGGATAATCTATGATGTTATAAATGACATTGAAGCAGCCATGAAGGGATTGCTTGAGCCTGTATATAAAGAAGTGGTAATAGGACATGCAGAAGTCAGACAGATATTCAAATCATCTGCAGTTGGTACAATTGCAGGGTGTTATGTTCTGGACGGCAAGATAACAAGGACAGCAAACGCGCGAATTATTCGTGACGGTGTTGTTGTATATGAAGGGAGACTTGCGTCGCTCAAGCGTTTTAAAGATGATGTCAGAGAAGTTGCAGCCGGATATGAATGTGGTATGACCTTTGAAAAGTTTAACGATATAAAAGAAGGGGATATTGTGGAAGCATATGAGATGCAGAAAGTGGAAAACTAA
- the rnpM gene encoding RNase P modulator RnpM → MQEYIPHRKCVGCMSIKPKKELLRIVKTNEGIFIDSKQKMPGRGAYICKDLECLKLAIKKKGLERSLKINVPKSFYEELERFLKDR, encoded by the coding sequence GTGCAAGAGTATATTCCGCATAGAAAATGCGTCGGCTGTATGAGCATAAAGCCAAAAAAAGAACTTTTGCGAATAGTCAAAACAAATGAGGGAATTTTTATTGATTCAAAACAGAAAATGCCAGGAAGAGGAGCATATATTTGCAAAGATTTAGAGTGTTTAAAACTTGCCATAAAGAAAAAGGGATTAGAGAGATCTCTTAAGATTAATGTTCCAAAAAGCTTCTATGAAGAACTTGAAAGATTTTTAAAAGATAGGTAA
- the nusA gene encoding transcription termination factor NusA produces MPKKDQTLDFQELFSAIDELEREYKIEKDYVYSVLESALLTAYKQVKGIKDKNLSNVKVSINPEEGNVKIYEYKKVVENVKDRRNEISLEDAQKIDKRYKIGDTVTIEVPISQFSRKAAMTVRQTVIGKIRERKRNIIFEDYSSKIDNIVTGVIQRIDKKNVIVEIEGGRVEAILPMEEQIPGEEYKPGTMMKFYLVDVKIPPKEKEPIVYLSRTHPNLVKRLMENEVPEIQDGIIEIKAIAREAGSRSKVAVYSNSLKVDPVGACIGEKGIRIQNVLKHLNGEKIDIVKWSSDIGEFIKNALSPAEVVHIDLNLIEKKAFVLVPNSQLSLAIGKGGQNARLAAKLTGWKIDIKGK; encoded by the coding sequence ATGCCAAAAAAAGACCAAACTCTCGATTTTCAGGAGCTGTTTTCAGCAATTGATGAGCTTGAAAGAGAATATAAGATAGAAAAAGATTATGTATACTCAGTGTTAGAATCAGCTCTTTTGACAGCTTACAAGCAGGTAAAAGGAATAAAAGACAAAAATCTTTCTAACGTTAAAGTTTCTATCAACCCAGAAGAGGGAAATGTAAAAATTTATGAATACAAAAAAGTTGTTGAAAACGTAAAAGATAGAAGAAATGAAATTTCACTTGAGGATGCACAAAAAATTGATAAGAGGTATAAAATTGGTGATACTGTAACAATAGAGGTTCCTATTTCCCAATTTAGTAGAAAAGCAGCAATGACAGTCAGACAGACAGTTATTGGGAAAATAAGAGAGAGAAAGAGAAACATAATCTTTGAAGATTATTCTTCAAAGATTGATAACATAGTTACAGGTGTTATACAGAGGATTGACAAAAAGAATGTTATAGTAGAGATTGAAGGTGGAAGAGTTGAGGCGATACTTCCCATGGAGGAGCAGATACCAGGTGAAGAATACAAGCCAGGTACAATGATGAAATTTTATCTTGTTGATGTAAAAATTCCACCCAAAGAAAAAGAGCCCATTGTGTATCTTTCAAGAACGCATCCAAATTTAGTAAAAAGACTTATGGAGAATGAGGTGCCTGAGATACAAGATGGCATAATTGAAATAAAGGCAATTGCAAGAGAGGCAGGTTCAAGGTCAAAGGTGGCAGTTTATTCTAACAGTTTAAAGGTTGACCCTGTTGGAGCTTGTATAGGTGAAAAAGGGATACGAATTCAGAATGTGCTAAAACATTTGAATGGTGAGAAGATTGATATTGTAAAGTGGAGCAGTGACATTGGCGAGTTTATAAAAAATGCCCTCAGCCCTGCGGAGGTTGTGCATATTGATTTGAATCTAATTGAAAAAAAAGCTTTTGTCCTTGTTCCAAATAGCCAATTATCTCTTGCTATTGGCAAGGGTGGGCAGAACGCTCGGCTTGCAGCAAAACTAACTGGTTGGAAGATAGATATTAAGGGTAAATGA
- a CDS encoding ribosome maturation factor RimP: protein MSKITKKVEELVKPILERYGFDLVDIEFKKEGKNHFLRVYIDKPGGITIDDCQLVSEELSEKLDIVDPIPFSYYLEVSSPGIDRPLISDRDFIRNRGRVVDVFLNQPFLNRTKITGELVEKNEKYLVLIVDKEKIDIPVGNIKKVKLAIRF, encoded by the coding sequence ATGTCAAAAATAACAAAAAAAGTGGAGGAACTTGTAAAACCTATATTAGAAAGGTATGGCTTTGACTTGGTGGATATTGAATTTAAAAAGGAAGGGAAAAATCATTTTTTGAGAGTATATATAGACAAACCCGGGGGAATTACAATAGATGACTGTCAGCTTGTTAGTGAAGAACTTTCTGAAAAGCTTGACATTGTTGATCCTATTCCGTTTAGCTATTATTTAGAGGTCTCATCGCCGGGTATTGACAGACCTCTTATCAGTGACAGGGATTTTATAAGAAACAGAGGAAGAGTTGTTGATGTATTTTTGAATCAACCTTTTTTGAACCGTACAAAGATTACAGGAGAGCTTGTGGAGAAGAATGAAAAATATTTAGTTTTGATTGTTGATAAAGAGAAGATAGATATACCTGTAGGAAATATAAAGAAAGTAAAGCTTGCAATAAGATTTTAA
- the rpe gene encoding ribulose-phosphate 3-epimerase, with protein sequence MQIKIAPSILSSDFADLKNELKKLELAKADLVHIDVMDGNFVDNITIGAPVVSSLRKNSTLFFDVHLMVLHPEKHIEKFVQSGADNITVHAEATYHLDALLSKIKSFGKKASVALNPATPVYMIENVLEIVDMVLVMTVNPGYGGQKFIPYTLKKIEMLANLREKEGLSFEIEVDGGINEETIVDCVNAGANVIVAGSYVFDSGNVSKSIEVLRSKVQSLR encoded by the coding sequence TTGCAGATAAAGATTGCACCATCTATTTTATCTTCTGATTTTGCAGATTTGAAAAACGAGCTTAAAAAACTTGAGTTAGCTAAAGCTGATTTAGTCCATATAGATGTTATGGATGGAAACTTTGTGGATAATATCACAATTGGTGCTCCAGTAGTAAGCAGTCTCAGGAAAAATTCAACACTTTTTTTTGATGTACATCTAATGGTTTTACATCCTGAAAAACATATTGAAAAATTTGTTCAAAGCGGTGCTGACAATATTACAGTTCACGCAGAGGCAACTTACCACTTGGATGCCCTCCTCAGTAAAATAAAAAGTTTTGGCAAAAAAGCAAGTGTTGCACTAAATCCTGCAACGCCTGTATACATGATAGAAAATGTTCTTGAAATTGTTGATATGGTTTTAGTTATGACTGTAAATCCTGGATATGGGGGGCAAAAATTTATACCATATACTCTCAAAAAGATCGAAATGTTGGCAAACCTTAGAGAAAAGGAAGGACTTTCGTTTGAGATAGAAGTTGATGGTGGCATTAATGAAGAGACAATTGTTGATTGTGTAAATGCAGGTGCAAACGTGATAGTTGCAGGTTCATATGTATTTGACAGTGGTAATGTTTCAAAATCTATTGAGGTTTTGAGAAGTAAGGTTCAGAGTTTGAGGTAA
- the rsgA gene encoding ribosome small subunit-dependent GTPase A, whose translation MQINGVIGKLIAGFYYVYDHDGNIYECRARGVFRKDDINPLVGDKVVIVEKSKGSYIIDRILPRKNQLIRPPIANVDIAIVVVASVSPEVSLIAMDKLLVNVLKEKVKPIICVNKIDLDAGKTFEMIKQQYSLFNVIGVSAKTGEGIDKLKNYIQGKISVFAGQSGVGKSSILNCLIPGANLKVGEISKKIERGRHTTRVVELLRLGEDTYIADTPGFSSIEIIGLLRHELKYYYPEFYDFEGCRFPGCNHIFEPDCMIKAAVTEKKINFERYERYKQIFMQLPAQKEYD comes from the coding sequence ATGCAGATAAATGGGGTAATTGGAAAACTAATTGCTGGATTTTATTATGTATATGACCATGATGGAAATATATATGAATGCAGGGCACGAGGAGTTTTTAGAAAGGATGATATCAATCCGCTTGTGGGCGACAAGGTTGTTATCGTAGAGAAAAGCAAAGGTTCATACATTATCGATAGGATTCTGCCAAGAAAAAATCAGTTAATCCGCCCACCAATTGCAAATGTGGATATTGCTATTGTAGTGGTTGCATCTGTGTCACCTGAAGTATCTTTAATTGCTATGGATAAACTTTTGGTCAATGTATTAAAAGAAAAAGTAAAACCTATAATTTGTGTTAATAAAATTGATTTAGATGCAGGAAAGACATTTGAGATGATAAAACAACAGTACAGTTTATTTAACGTTATAGGTGTGTCTGCAAAGACTGGAGAAGGTATTGATAAACTCAAAAATTATATTCAAGGAAAGATTTCAGTTTTTGCTGGACAGTCTGGAGTAGGAAAAAGTTCTATATTAAATTGTTTGATTCCGGGGGCAAACTTGAAAGTTGGCGAAATTTCTAAAAAGATTGAGAGAGGTAGGCATACAACAAGAGTAGTAGAACTGTTGCGTTTAGGGGAGGATACCTATATTGCAGACACGCCAGGTTTTAGTTCTATTGAAATAATAGGACTTTTAAGACATGAACTCAAATATTATTACCCAGAATTTTATGATTTTGAAGGTTGCAGATTTCCAGGGTGCAACCATATATTTGAACCTGACTGTATGATAAAAGCTGCAGTGACCGAAAAAAAGATAAATTTTGAAAGGTATGAGAGGTACAAACAAATATTTATGCAACTTCCTGCACAAAAAGAGTATGATTAA
- the pknB gene encoding Stk1 family PASTA domain-containing Ser/Thr kinase codes for MDEFVIGNRYKVEEKLGSGGMSVVYKAKDAILNRYVAIKVLRSEFATDEEFLQRFRTEALAAASLSHPNIVSIYDVGEQDGMYYIVMEYVNGKTLKEFMKETGRISPRDATTIAIQVLRALDHAHKKGIVHRDIKPQNILIDENGIVKVTDFGIARAVSTGTIINTNLTIGSVHYFSPEQARGGYVDNRSDLYSLGVVLYEMVTGVLPFDGDTPISIALKHLQEQPIKPTLYNPNIPKSLEAIILKAMQKDILLRYQSASEMIQDLKNSLIEPEGDFVKIDSHENAATKQFQLEKIKSDNTSVDPKKESKEKRKDWIYVVAGILTALIIVALGWLIFYNAIGKSLTYQENDITMPDLVGFSIDDAKTKLNELGLKYSIEEKNDPAEKGVVINQDPAAGIKVKKDTTIKLIVSKGPEMVKVPDVVGLNIKDAQIELDNSGLSVEVKKDYSDKPVDTVIEQQPSANQFIEKNGTVILTVSLGPKIEKVLVPDVTGMNIVDAKDVLQKNGLNVGNITYKEVTDRESDIVVSQSPSYGQQVVKGSTVDLIVTKKVEPKTTTKIIIKTVILPSDLNEANVKIVVSSNGNESIVFDRIVKKEETPLQVKIPITGPSTIRMYINDQLSTEEMVE; via the coding sequence ATGGATGAGTTTGTAATAGGAAACAGATACAAAGTTGAAGAGAAATTAGGAAGCGGTGGAATGTCGGTTGTTTACAAAGCTAAAGACGCAATTTTGAATAGATATGTTGCAATAAAAGTTTTGAGGTCGGAATTTGCAACAGACGAGGAATTTTTGCAACGGTTCAGAACAGAAGCGCTGGCAGCAGCATCTCTTTCACATCCTAACATTGTATCTATCTATGATGTTGGTGAGCAGGACGGGATGTACTACATAGTTATGGAATATGTAAATGGCAAAACTTTAAAAGAGTTTATGAAAGAAACGGGCAGGATCAGTCCAAGAGATGCAACAACCATTGCTATACAGGTTTTGAGAGCTTTGGACCATGCCCACAAAAAAGGCATTGTGCACAGGGATATAAAGCCACAAAACATCTTGATTGACGAAAATGGAATTGTCAAAGTAACAGATTTTGGCATTGCGCGTGCAGTTTCAACAGGTACCATTATAAACACTAATCTTACCATTGGCTCTGTTCACTATTTTTCGCCAGAACAGGCAAGAGGAGGATATGTAGACAATAGGTCTGACCTATACTCTCTTGGAGTGGTACTTTATGAAATGGTGACTGGAGTTTTGCCGTTCGATGGGGATACTCCAATTTCTATTGCGCTAAAACATCTGCAAGAACAGCCAATAAAACCTACGCTTTATAATCCTAATATACCAAAAAGCTTAGAAGCAATAATTTTAAAGGCAATGCAAAAAGATATTTTACTGAGATATCAATCAGCCAGTGAAATGATTCAAGATTTGAAAAATTCGCTTATTGAACCAGAGGGCGATTTTGTCAAGATAGATTCTCACGAAAATGCTGCTACCAAACAGTTTCAGCTTGAAAAGATAAAATCGGATAATACCTCAGTAGACCCAAAAAAAGAGTCAAAAGAAAAAAGAAAAGATTGGATATATGTGGTAGCAGGAATTTTAACTGCCCTTATTATTGTTGCATTAGGCTGGCTGATATTTTATAATGCTATTGGGAAAAGCCTGACTTATCAAGAAAATGACATTACGATGCCAGACCTTGTAGGTTTTTCAATTGATGATGCAAAAACAAAGCTTAATGAACTTGGGTTAAAATATTCAATTGAAGAGAAAAATGACCCGGCTGAAAAAGGAGTGGTCATCAATCAAGACCCAGCTGCAGGTATTAAAGTGAAAAAAGATACTACTATCAAGCTAATAGTTAGCAAAGGACCAGAAATGGTCAAAGTTCCAGATGTTGTTGGGCTTAATATCAAAGATGCTCAGATAGAACTCGATAACAGTGGCTTGAGTGTTGAGGTAAAAAAAGATTATTCTGACAAGCCAGTGGATACAGTTATTGAACAACAGCCTTCTGCAAACCAATTCATAGAAAAAAATGGTACAGTAATTTTGACTGTAAGTTTGGGTCCCAAAATTGAAAAAGTATTAGTTCCAGATGTGACAGGAATGAATATTGTTGATGCCAAAGATGTTTTACAAAAAAACGGACTTAACGTTGGAAACATAACTTATAAAGAGGTTACAGATAGAGAATCTGATATTGTTGTCAGTCAATCACCATCTTATGGGCAGCAAGTTGTAAAAGGAAGTACTGTTGATTTAATAGTGACCAAAAAGGTTGAGCCAAAAACCACAACCAAGATTATTATAAAGACAGTAATTTTACCTTCTGATTTAAATGAAGCGAATGTTAAAATAGTGGTAAGTTCAAACGGGAATGAGAGCATAGTATTTGATAGAATAGTGAAAAAAGAAGAAACACCCTTGCAGGTTAAAATTCCTATCACTGGTCCATCTACAATTAGAATGTATATAAATGACCAATTATCAACAGAAGAGATGGTGGAATAG
- a CDS encoding Stp1/IreP family PP2C-type Ser/Thr phosphatase, with protein sequence MKYVKYIAITEKGNVRINNEDYYIVYKGEDGLNIFLIADGMGGHSAGEVASSLACQYVIDYILLNQNMLEYSLSETIKEAYRYANQKIINHQIKNPLLYGMGTTLAGLFCYKDKIIVSNIGDSRVYVIDGNEIKQITEDHSLVYEMFKDGKITKEEIYTHPKKNIITRAIGIEEELEVDLYEIERDQNKDYCFLMCTDGLTNMVFDTQIHKIFRENGFYDVGKKLIEKALEAGGIDNITIVYLLL encoded by the coding sequence ATGAAGTATGTGAAATACATTGCAATAACAGAAAAAGGAAATGTAAGGATAAACAATGAAGATTATTATATTGTTTACAAAGGGGAAGATGGACTGAATATTTTTTTAATAGCTGATGGTATGGGTGGACACAGTGCGGGCGAGGTGGCAAGTAGCCTTGCCTGTCAGTATGTAATTGACTACATTTTACTTAATCAGAATATGTTGGAGTATTCTTTGAGTGAGACCATAAAAGAAGCTTACAGGTATGCAAATCAGAAGATTATAAACCATCAGATAAAAAATCCACTTTTGTATGGAATGGGTACTACTTTAGCGGGATTATTTTGCTATAAGGATAAGATAATTGTAAGTAACATTGGAGATTCAAGAGTCTACGTTATAGATGGCAATGAAATTAAACAAATTACAGAGGACCATTCTCTGGTTTATGAGATGTTCAAAGATGGAAAAATTACAAAAGAGGAAATTTATACTCATCCTAAGAAAAACATCATAACAAGAGCAATTGGAATAGAAGAAGAATTAGAAGTTGACCTTTATGAAATTGAACGTGACCAAAATAAGGATTATTGCTTTTTGATGTGTACTGATGGACTGACAAACATGGTTTTTGATACTCAAATTCATAAAATATTTAGAGAAAATGGTTTTTATGATGTAGGTAAGAAATTAATTGAAAAAGCCCTTGAGGCAGGTGGTATTGACAATATTACAATTGTATATCTTCTGTTGTAA
- the rlmN gene encoding 23S rRNA (adenine(2503)-C(2))-methyltransferase RlmN, with amino-acid sequence MKKPIKDLTLDELKKWFENIGEKPFRAGQVFEWLYKKNATDVMQFSNLPVELRKKIYDEFLINSLQILQHQSDGESIKFLYELCDKNGIESVFLHYRYGNAICVSTQVGCKMNCSFCASAIGGFVRNLSPGEMVDQVINAENFTGKRITNVVLMGSGEPFDNIENVFKFIDIINSKEGKNIGARHITISTIGIVEGIYRLCNFPKQVNLAISLHAPNNSLRDKLVPINKKYPIEDIMKAIDYYIQKTNRRVTFEYALIDGINDSTECAQELGKILKGKLVHVNLIPINPVEEKGFRRPSKEKIKTFFETLKSYQIQVTIRRELGSSISAACGQLRRRYFNI; translated from the coding sequence ATGAAAAAACCTATAAAAGATTTGACCTTGGATGAGCTAAAAAAGTGGTTTGAAAATATTGGTGAAAAACCTTTTAGAGCAGGTCAGGTCTTTGAGTGGCTTTACAAGAAAAATGCTACTGATGTAATGCAATTTTCAAATCTACCAGTTGAACTTCGAAAGAAGATTTATGATGAGTTTTTGATAAACTCTTTACAGATTTTACAACATCAAAGTGATGGAGAGAGTATAAAATTTCTGTATGAACTTTGCGATAAAAATGGAATTGAAAGTGTATTTTTGCATTATCGATATGGAAATGCAATATGCGTCTCAACGCAGGTTGGGTGCAAAATGAACTGTAGCTTTTGTGCTTCTGCTATAGGCGGATTTGTCAGAAATCTTTCGCCTGGTGAGATGGTTGACCAGGTAATCAATGCAGAAAACTTTACAGGCAAAAGAATAACAAATGTTGTTCTGATGGGCAGTGGTGAGCCATTTGACAACATTGAAAATGTGTTTAAGTTTATTGATATAATAAACTCAAAAGAAGGTAAGAACATAGGGGCAAGACATATTACAATTTCAACAATTGGCATAGTTGAAGGAATTTATAGACTTTGTAATTTTCCCAAACAGGTAAACCTTGCAATTTCTCTACATGCCCCTAACAATAGTTTGAGAGACAAACTTGTTCCGATAAACAAGAAATATCCTATTGAAGATATTATGAAAGCAATTGATTACTATATTCAAAAGACCAACAGAAGAGTCACTTTTGAGTATGCTTTAATAGATGGGATAAATGATTCTACTGAATGTGCTCAAGAGCTTGGTAAGATATTAAAAGGTAAGCTTGTGCATGTAAATTTGATACCTATTAACCCAGTTGAAGAAAAAGGGTTCAGAAGACCTTCTAAGGAAAAAATAAAAACATTTTTTGAAACCCTAAAATCCTATCAGATTCAAGTTACAATAAGAAGAGAGTTGGGCAGCAGTATATCTGCAGCTTGTGGACAGTTAAGAAGACGGTATTTTAACATATAA